A genomic window from Glycine soja cultivar W05 chromosome 10, ASM419377v2, whole genome shotgun sequence includes:
- the LOC114371490 gene encoding uncharacterized protein LOC114371490 encodes MDPLTATLKEVEEEEYVEEAMQGDMPMVRRLFENQMQPLDDNHRENILHTRCVINGNLCYLIIDGGSCTNVARSRVLCDVVLMEATHVLLGRPWQYDTKAVHDGFTNKISFKQDDKKIVLKPLSPREERPCPIDQLIGATHKKLRRSKVPKKDGSWGMCSDCRAINNITIKYRHPIPRLDDLLDELAEGVRVDVEKVKAIQEWPTPKTVSEVMVFHGLASFYRRFVKDFSTLAAPLTEVVKKNVGFKWGKKQEEAFAALKHRALQTWQHYLLPKEYVIHSDHESLKYLKGQGKLNKRHAKWVEFLEQFPYVIKHKKGKGNVVADALSRRHALLAMLETKLFGLESLKDIYEHDVDFAEIFAACEKFSENGYYRHNGFLFKANKLYVPKCSIRELLAKSEVKPYALYTPLPVPEYPWTDISMDFVLRLPKTKNGKASMFVVVDMFSKMAHFIPCMKVDDACHVADLFFKEIVRLHGLPRNIVSDRDAKFFVTFGGPCGARLHKDTQAKAEYAKKLHKQVKAQIEKKNASYARHFWHPFQLREEVSLKVPVEPNSDLSRLIPYGVTVTYLPSLEVVTLFVNIPVSNVPPRKVHFRYELQPIFQLMWKVDTLYNQFQNLSPPIDHSH; translated from the exons ATGGATCCATTGACTGCCACACTAaaggaagtggaagaagaagagtatgTGGAGGAAGCTATGCAGGGTGATATGCCGATGGTGAGAAGGCTGTTCGAAAATCAGATGCAGCCACTGGATGACAACCACAGAGAAAATATTCTCCACACCAGGTGTGTTATTAATGGTAACCTGTGCTATTTAATTATTGATGGAGGAAGCTGTACCAATGTTGCAAGATCCAG GGTGCTATGTGATGTGGTCCTAATGGAAGCGACCCATGTGctattaggaagaccatggCAGTATGATACCAAGGCAGtacatgatggcttcaccaacaaaatcTCTTTCAAGCAAGATGACAAGAAAATTGTTCTCAAACCGTTATCTCCTAGAGAG GAGCGTCCTTGCCCAATCGACCAGCTTATAGGAGCAACCCACAAGAAACTAAGGAGATCGAAAG TACCCAAGAAGGACGGCTCATGGGGGATGTGTTCTGATTGTAGAGCCATAAACAACATCACCATCAAGTATAGGCATCCAATCCCCAGGTTAgatgatcttcttgatgaact TGCTGAGGGAGTACGAGTGGATGTGGAAAAGgttaaggccatccaagaatggccaacACCTAAGACTGTTAGTGAAGTGATGGTATTTCATGGTTTAGCAAGTTTCTATAGGAGATTTGTTAAGGATTTTAGTACATTGGCTGCTCCCCTGACTGAAGTTGTTAAGAAGAATGTGGGTTTCAAATGGGGTAAGAAACAAGAAGAGGCCTTTGCTGCCCTCAAGCATAG AGCTTTACAAACTTGGCAACATTACTTGTTACCCAAAGAGTATGTCATCCATAGTGATCACGAGTCCTTAAAGTACTTAAAAGGACAAGGAAAGCTTAATAAGAGGCATGCTAAGTGGGTAGAGTttttagagcaatttccatatgtcatcaaacataaaaaggggaaaggGAATGTAGTGGCTGATGCACTGTCTAGGAGACATGCTTTACTTGCTATGCTTGAAACTAAACTGTTTGGTCTCGAGTCTTTGAAAGACATATATGAGCATGATGTGGACTTTGCTGAAATTTTTGCTGCATGTGAAAAGTTTTCTGAAAATGGTTACTATAGGCATAATGGATTCTTGTTTAAagcaaataagttgtatgtgcCTAAGTGTTCCATTAGAGAGTTGCTT GCTAAATCTGAGGTTAAACCTTATGCATTGTATACTCCTTTGCCTGTTCCTGAATATCCTTGGACTGACATATCTAtggactttgttttgaggcTGCCCAAAACCAAGAATGGAAAGGCTTctatgtttgttgttgttgacatGTTTTCTAAGATGGCACACTTCATACCTTGCATGAAAGTGGATGACGCTTgtcatgtggctgatttgtttttcaaagaaatagtGCGGCTTCATGGATTACCGAGGAacattgttagtgatagggatGCAAAATTCTTCGTCACTTTTGGAGGACCTTGTGGGGCAAGATTG CATAAGGACACACAGGCTAAGGCCGAGTATGCAAAGAAGCTGCATAAGCAAGTGAAGgctcaaattgaaaagaaaaatgcgaGCTATGCAAG GCACTTTTGGCATCCTTTTCAATTACGTGAGGAAGTTTCTCTCAAGGTTCCTGTTGAACCAAATTCTGACTTATCAAGGTTGATTCCTTATGGTGTCACCGTGACTTATCTTCCATCTCTGGAAGTGGTGACCCTCTTCGTCAACATTCCTGTATCAAACGTTCCACCCCGTAAGGTTCACTTCAggtatgaattacaaccaatctttcaGTTGATGTGGAAGGTTGACActctatataatcaatttcaaaacCTAAGTCCCccaattgatcactcccactga